The Kiritimatiellia bacterium DNA window GGCGGTTCCCAGGCACAAGGTCGCCGCGAAAACAGTCAGGCTTGTCCGGTAAATCAATTGGAATGACTGCGTATCCATCAGTTCCGTTTAAACATATTACTGCAATTGAAAATTGCGGACGGCGCGGTTATAAGCCGGATTTTGTGTTCCGGCCGAAATCCGGCCGGAATGATGATCATTTGTCTTATATTGGAACAAGTTTTAATTGCCCAATAGTTTCAGCGATCAACCCGAAACTGCTCGCCGCGAAGCGAATCAGGCGGGCCGCCTGAACAGTTTCCTATTTGATCTTGCTCCGGACGGGGTTTGCCTTGCAGCCGGACATTACTGCCCGGCCCGGTGGTCTCTTACACCGCCTTTTCACCCTTGTCCCTGCGGATTACCGCAAGGACGGTTTGTTTCTGTGGCACTTTCCATCTCTTCCGTTTATTCGGAAGATTTCCCGTTGTTTACCAGGCCGAAGGCCTGATTTACATCGGGACGCCCTGCCCTTTGGAGTCCGGACTTTCCTCCCCGGCCGATTCAAAACCGGCCGGAGCGATCATCCGCCGCGCCTTCCGCAAAAATCAATTATCAAGGAACGAGGTATAATATGCGGCCGCAGAAAGAACAGGCAATCAAGTCGGATTTTTTTTTCAGGTCGCAGATGACTTGCGCCGGCAGGTGCATACGGCACCCGGCGCAGGCGCCGTTCTCAACCGCGACCAGGGCCTGGTCCCTTTTATTTTCAAGGATGCGGTTATATTTTAAGAGCCAATCCCCGGCAATGCTTTTTGCCAGATGATCCCGGTCCGCCTGCAGTTGCCTGATTTCGGTCTCCAGACCGGCCTGCCGTTCGCCGAGCGCCTGCAAACGCTCTTTAATTGCGTTTTCAGTTGCCCGTAAATTTTCCAGGGCTTTTGATTCTCTCTGCCGGGCTTCTTCCGCCATTTCCATGGAGGTTATCTCCCGGTCTTCCATAACCTTTATTTCCTCGTTTAAATTGACGATTTCCTTATTCAATGCCTTGAACTCATCATTGGACTTGATTTGAAACTGCTGTTCGCGCAATTTTGCTATTTTCTGGCGGACAGATTCAATCTCAAGCTCGGTTTTTTTAACCTCGGACTGATGAGCCATTAACTCGTCCTTTGCGGTTTTAGCCGCAAGCCGCATCTGTTCGGCCTCGCTCTCCGTTTCCTTGTATGCGCGCGGAATCTGGTCAATCTCCCTTTGACAGCGCATAATCCGCATATCCCGCTCCTGGACAATGAGGAGCTTGCTGATTGTTTCCGAAAAACCGTCTGAATTCATGCTGAAAATATATATTTGTTTTTTATTATCCGCAAGCTAAATTATCAGGGAGGGAGGCAACATGAATAAGCAACGGGATGTGAAAAGACGGACCGGCCTTGCGGACGGCATTACCATATTGCGCAGAAGCATTCAGCGGTATCCGGGCAACCCGGCGGAGGCGAAGCTGGAAGTTTTCCCCAACCCGCGTCCGGATCGGGATTACTGGATTCATTTTGAATGTCCGGAATTCACATCGCTCTGTCCGATAACCGGCCAGCCGGATTTCGCCCTGATAACGATTGACTATATCCCGGCCAAGCTTTGTCTGGAAAGCAAATCATTGAAATTATATCTGTTTTCCTACCGCAATACCGGAGTGTTTCACGAAGACGCGACAAACCGCATTCTGGACGATATCGTGAAAACATGCCGTCCGCGGCGGCTGACGGTGAACGGCCGGTTTAATTCCCGCGGCGGCATTGCCATTACGGTCAGGGTTGAACATCCAAGCCTGATCGCGAAAAGGAAGGCTTAAGGGATCATGTTTTACGGGCCGGCTTGTCAAGCTCACGCCGCACCGCCTTGGCAAGCTCCTCGCATTCATAAGGCTTGAGGAGGCATTCCCCTGCCCCGAGTTGTATGGCGTTCTTAATGCGGTTGGTAATACTGAACCCGCTCGCCATAATTGCCTTCTGCCGCGGATTAAACTTGAGCATGGCCGTATAAGTATCCAGGCCGTCAAAGCCGTCGGGCATGATCATATCCAGAATGACAAGGTCAATGGCCGGCCCTTGTCCCGCCACCGCCTTTTTAACGAGTTCCACCGCATCGGCGCCGTTGCCGGCGCCGATGACTTTGTAACCGATTGAGCGCAGGTATCCCATGATTGTTTTGCGGAGGTCGGCATCGTCATCCACGATAAGGACTGTTTCAACTCCCTGGACGTCAATGGTTTCCGAATGATCAGCAACCTGATCCGGCCCCGTATAAACTGGGAAATAAACAGATATTTCAGTGCCTTTTCCCGGCCGGGATTGAACGTCAATCATGCCTTTGTGCCCTTTAATAATGGCATAGGCGACGGCCATGCCCAGACCGTTTCCCGGAGACGAATGTTTTCCGTCGGATTTACCGGCAAATGGCTCAAAAAAACGGTTAATTTTTTCTTCGCTGATTTCCGGCCCGGTATCGGAGATTTTTAAAACGGCATATTCGCCCGTTTCCACGGCCTCGAAACCCGATATCAGTTCGTTGATTTTGCCCCGTTCCGTCAAAACCCTGACCACCCCCGTGCCGCCGATGGCAGTATACGCATTGGCGACAAGGTTCCTTATCATTTCGATCAGGTTCTGCTTGCATCCGTTTATAACCGGCGGCTGAAGAGCGGGTTCAAAACGGAATTCAACGAGGGGAAATGCCTGCTGTTGTTCTCTGAGAAACGGAGAATCAAGCGTGTCCTCAATGATCGCATTAAGGCTTAAAGGTTCCATGGCATAGTCGCGCATCTGTCCCAGAGTGATCAGGTTGCCGAGAATTTCAATCGCCTTCCGGGCCGAGTTCTGGATCACGGTCAGGTCCTGCTTAATATCATCGCCCGGCGTCAGCTTGTTCACCATCGTCCGGGAATATTCCACGATCGGCTCAATAATATGGCGCAATTGTCCGGCGACGCCGTCCGCCAGCATGCCGAGGGATTCCATTCTCTGCGCCCGGAATAAGCGCCGTTGAAACATCTGTTCCCGCGCCACGGCCTTCTGGCGGGCGGTGGTGTCGTGCAGCACAAAAACAACACCGAGAATTTTGTCGTCAAGATGCGTCAGGGGGGCGGCATGGCATTCAACCGCTATTTGCCGGCCGGCTTTGTTAATCAAAACGACCTCGTTTTCCGGAGAGGGGCATGTGTTTTCCCGAACAATCAACCCGGGATTGATTTCAACCGCGCTCATATCCCTCTTGCGCTTCAAAACAACAACTTCGTCAAACCGGCGGCCGGTCATTTCGTCCGCTGTCCAGCCGGTGAGCGCCTCGGCGACGGGATTGCAGAACTCAATCAAACCGTCCACATTCGTTGTCAGAACGCCATCGGCGATGGAACGCAATATGGTTTCAAGCCATTCGCGGTTTTGCTTCAGCTTCAGTTCCATGGCGTGCTTATAGAGCGCCATTTCAATG harbors:
- a CDS encoding C4-type zinc ribbon domain-containing protein — its product is MNSDGFSETISKLLIVQERDMRIMRCQREIDQIPRAYKETESEAEQMRLAAKTAKDELMAHQSEVKKTELEIESVRQKIAKLREQQFQIKSNDEFKALNKEIVNLNEEIKVMEDREITSMEMAEEARQRESKALENLRATENAIKERLQALGERQAGLETEIRQLQADRDHLAKSIAGDWLLKYNRILENKRDQALVAVENGACAGCRMHLPAQVICDLKKKSDLIACSFCGRILYLVP
- the queF gene encoding preQ(1) synthase → MNKQRDVKRRTGLADGITILRRSIQRYPGNPAEAKLEVFPNPRPDRDYWIHFECPEFTSLCPITGQPDFALITIDYIPAKLCLESKSLKLYLFSYRNTGVFHEDATNRILDDIVKTCRPRRLTVNGRFNSRGGIAITVRVEHPSLIAKRKA
- a CDS encoding response regulator produces the protein MNAEIMPPKNSAPPPSIMIVEDEAIVAKDIENSLLGLGYSICAVSSSGEEALAAAREKPPDLVLMDIMLKGETDGIETAKQITSHSGAPVVFLTAFSDESTIGRAKEANAFGYLLKPFEERELRTTIEMALYKHAMELKLKQNREWLETILRSIADGVLTTNVDGLIEFCNPVAEALTGWTADEMTGRRFDEVVVLKRKRDMSAVEINPGLIVRENTCPSPENEVVLINKAGRQIAVECHAAPLTHLDDKILGVVFVLHDTTARQKAVAREQMFQRRLFRAQRMESLGMLADGVAGQLRHIIEPIVEYSRTMVNKLTPGDDIKQDLTVIQNSARKAIEILGNLITLGQMRDYAMEPLSLNAIIEDTLDSPFLREQQQAFPLVEFRFEPALQPPVINGCKQNLIEMIRNLVANAYTAIGGTGVVRVLTERGKINELISGFEAVETGEYAVLKISDTGPEISEEKINRFFEPFAGKSDGKHSSPGNGLGMAVAYAIIKGHKGMIDVQSRPGKGTEISVYFPVYTGPDQVADHSETIDVQGVETVLIVDDDADLRKTIMGYLRSIGYKVIGAGNGADAVELVKKAVAGQGPAIDLVILDMIMPDGFDGLDTYTAMLKFNPRQKAIMASGFSITNRIKNAIQLGAGECLLKPYECEELAKAVRRELDKPARKT